The genomic region GCTGCAAGCAGTTCATCATCAAGTGACACAACAAGCTCATCTGCTAGCGATGATACAACAAGTTCATCAAGTAGTGAAAGTACATCGGATAATGAAAGTTCAAGCAGCATAATTGATTCAAGTTCATCATCAAGTGATAACAACACAGGTTCAACAAGTAGCTCATCAAACTCAGATAGCACAAGCTCATCTGCTAGCGATGATACAACAAGTTCATCAAGTAGCGAAAGTACATCAAATGATGAAAGTTCAAGCAGCATAATTGATTCAAGTTCATCATCAAGTGACCAAACAATTGGTACAACAAGTTCATCATCATCAAATGATCAAACAAATGATACTACAAGTAGTTCATCAAGTTCTGAAGGACCAAGCTCATCAAGTAGCTCATCAGAACAACCAACAGGACCAAGTTCATCATCAAGCCGCCCAGGTTCAACATCTGGTGATAAAGAAAATGGTGGTAGCCACAGCAATGGTAGTTCAATCAGTGCAACAAGCTCATCATCAAGCAATACTGATACTACACAAAATACAACAAGTGGTTCAGCAACAACTGAAGGTCAAACTCAACAAGAATCAACAGAATCAACATCAAGCAACAATGCTGTAGATTCTTCAGAACAAAGCGAAAGCAACTTACCACAAACAGGTGAAACTACAAACCGTGGTTTATTAATCTTAGGTGGTGCAATGGCATTAATCGCTGCAACATTTGCTGGAAGATTAATCTGGAAGAAAAAATAATAAGCTTAAATAGCGTTATTAAAGCAAGTTGGAGAATTTCCAACTTGTTTTTTATTGTGCAAAAGATTACAAGAGTATTACAGATTTTACGAAAACCAGGATATTTGAAAAACTAAATTAAATTCTTGCAAATATTAGTACGTTAACATAAAGAATATAAGGACTAAGGAAAAATTAGTTCTTAATATTTCAAGCAGGATTCTATAAAACGATCTTTAATAAAGTACACTATACCTTAAAAAAGAGTGTATTATTGTGTGGGCATAAGATAGGGGAATATAGAAACTGTTTGGAAATGACTCTACTTGGGGAGTTAAGGTAAGGTTTTCTGGCAAAAGAAAATTTTAAAAATGAAAAAGAAGCATTTTATCGATTGGATAAAATGCTTCTTTTTGCAATGATTTGTAAACATTAATTTGTATTTTTATTATACCTAAATAAATCGAAAAAAATTGCTAATTAATTAAAATTTATATTTTATTTATATTATAATTTTTACGTTAAACCAGTCATCCTTAATGAAGTATGTTAGGAGCGCCTTAGGATAGTTATCAATGATTTGTTGTAAATTAGCTAATCCTAACCCTTGGTGTTGTTTCTTAGTAGTTACTCCCTCATGTGAGATTGCAGCTAAATCTTTCTTAGATGCTACTGGATTAGTAATGCTAATTTCAGTTTGGTTATCCTTAGCGTAGATTAAAATATTAATCTTTCGAGCTTCTTTGGGCAAAGTATTAACTTCCTCAATCGCATTATCACAGATAATACCGATGATTCTTACCAAATCATAAGATTTAATTTCCGTTTTAGTAACAGGGTAGCGACATTCGAAATGAACGTGAATTCCTTTATCAATTGCTTGCGTAATCTTACTAATTAAAATACTCTTCAAAAATTCAGATTTCACATTATCAATATCATTATATTTCCAAATATTACTTTGCTTTAAATATTGATCACTATATTGCTTGAAAGCATCAAGATATTCTTTTGAATTTTGAGAATTATCTTTTGCTAAAATTTCTTCCAATGAAAGTACCATATTTTCATAGTCATGCTTGAACTTACGTAACTTTCGTTGTTCTTTTTCTAAGTGAGAAGTGTAAGTTTTTAAATTTTGTAATTCATTAGTTATTAAATCATTTTGAGTCTTTTCTTCCTCATACTTATTGATTAAAACGTAGAGGAATGTGTAAATTAATAACTCGATAATTAAGAATAATAGGA from Ligilactobacillus cholophilus harbors:
- a CDS encoding sensor histidine kinase, whose translation is MNQLLLFIIEPLHILCFYVFFFIQNRKDLHLLNQHRIFKLILGVLGLLAFQFLIMFFAAETWLSIFCTNIATIPLLMLITYFCLHSNHSEKYTLRIRILFSMSGFMFIQIMCAFLDRYFEMFCQAVFNTTSMLPVIFIHNIFELGIILALGFIDGKLFCFSCLINDQHRRNIYYTILSIFLVTYIILSGLTFTQRLYDHIIDFLLFLIIELLIYTFLYVLINKYEEEKTQNDLITNELQNLKTYTSHLEKEQRKLRKFKHDYENMVLSLEEILAKDNSQNSKEYLDAFKQYSDQYLKQSNIWKYNDIDNVKSEFLKSILISKITQAIDKGIHVHFECRYPVTKTEIKSYDLVRIIGIICDNAIEEVNTLPKEARKINILIYAKDNQTEISITNPVASKKDLAAISHEGVTTKKQHQGLGLANLQQIIDNYPKALLTYFIKDDWFNVKIII